From one Trifolium pratense cultivar HEN17-A07 linkage group LG1, ARS_RC_1.1, whole genome shotgun sequence genomic stretch:
- the LOC123903034 gene encoding type I inositol polyphosphate 5-phosphatase 4-like: MRDENFKKSKLSWPKTLVKKWFNIKSKAEDFQADDDDVLYGGVDEEWRNNYSKREECTNKKSKTERTKRRHSERTRRCKIDHDAAQVTDVNNYRIFAATWNVAGRSPPSYLNLEDWLHTSPPADIYVLGFQEIVPLNAGNVLGTEDNGPARKWLALIRKTLNSLPGTSGECHTNSPFPDPVVELDSDFEGSMRQKATSFFHRRSFQSLSHSMRMDNDLLVPQACLDRRFSVCDRMIFGHSAGDYDPNYRWGSSDDENGESPVISQYSPMSYRGFASMEDRDRQTDNSRYCLVASKQMVGIFLTVWVKSNIRDDVRNMKVSCVGRGLMGYLGNKGSISISMSLHKTSFCFICSHLTSGQKEGDELRRNSDVMEILRKTRFPRVNGIGDESSPQTILDHDRIIWLGDLNYRIALTYRAAKALVEMHNWKVLLENDQLHIEREQGRVFEGWNEGQIYFPPTYKYSNNSDRYAGDERQSKQKRRTPAWCDRILWYGRGLRQLSYVRGESRFSDHRPVCSVFLAEVESVSRNRIRKCSSCSSSRVEVEELLPHSHGYNYTDLTFY, from the exons ATGAGAGATGAAAACTTCAAGAAAAGCAAG cTTTCATGGCCAAAAACTTTGGTTAAGAAATGGTTCAATATTAAGAGTAAAGCTGAAGATTTTCAagcagatgatgatgatgttcttTATGgag GTGTTGATGAAGAGTGGAGGAACAACTATTCAAAGAGAGAAGAATGCACTAACAAGAAAAGCAAAACAG AAAGAACAAAGAGAAGACACTCGGAAAGAACGCGGCGATGTAAGATTGATCACGATGCAGCTCAGGTTACAGATGTGAATAattatag AATCTTTGCCGCGACTTGGAATGTAGCCGGAAGATCTCCTCCAAGTTATTTGAATCTCGAAGATTGGCTTCATACTTCTCCACCTGCTGATATTTATGTTCTTGG GTTTCAAGAGATTGTACCTCTCAATGCTGGAAATGTTTTGGGGACAGAAGACAACGGTCCTGCTAGAAAATGGCTAGCTCTTATACGGAAGACACTGAATAGTCTTCCCGGAACAAGTGGTGAATGCCATACTAATTCACCTTTTCCAGATCCTGTTGTAGAGTTAGATTCTGATTTTGAGGGATCAATGAGGCAGAAGGCTACCTCTTTCTTCCATCGAAGGTCGTTCCAATCTTTGAGTCATAGTATGAGAATGGACAATGACTTGTTAGTGCCACAGGCATGCCTCGATCGCCGTTTCAGCGTCTGTGATAGAATGATATTTGGTCATAGCGCAGGTGACTATGACCCTAATTATAGATGGGGGTCCTCAGATGACGAAAACGGTGAATCTCCTGTTATATCACAGTATTCACCAATGTCGTATAGAGGGTTTGCCTCTATGGAGGATAGAGATAGACAAACAGATAACTCGAGATATTGTTTGGTTGCTAGTAAGCAAATGGTTGGGATTTTTCTAACTGTTTGGGTTAAAAGCAATATAAGAGACGATGTTCGCAACATGAAAGTGTCTTGTGTTGGCAGAGGGTTGATGGGATATCTTGGAAACAAG GGTTCAATATCAATTAGCATGTCTTTGCACAAAACAAGCTTTTGCTTCATATGTAGTCATTTGACTTCTGGACAAAAGGAGGGTGATGAGCTAAGGAGAAATTCAGATGTAATGGAGATTCTTAGAAAGACGAGGTTTCCTCGAGTAAATGGCATTGGTGATGAGAGTTCTCCTCAGACTATTCTGGACCATGA TCGAATAATTTGGCTGGGAGATTTAAATTATCGGATAGCCCTTACTTACCGTGCGGCAAAAGCACTTGTTGAGATGCATAATTGGAAGGTACTGTTAGAGAATGACCAG cTGCATATAGAACGAGAACAAGGTCGTGTCTTTGAAGGATGGAATGAGGGGCAAATATACTTCCCTCCCACGTACAAGTATTCAAACAATTCGGACAGATATGCAGGCGATGAAAGACAGTcaaaacaaaagagaagaaCTCCGGCGTG GTGTGATCGGATCTTATGGTATGGAAGAGGCCTCCGCCAATTATCTTATGTTCGTGGGGAATCAAGATTCTCCGATCATAGACCAGTTTGTAGTGTATTCTTAGCAGAAGTCGAGTCTGTTAGCCGTAACCGAATCAGAAAATGCTCTAGTTGCTCCAGTTCAAGGGTTGAAGTAGAAGAGTTGTTGCCTCATTCACATGGCTACAATTATACCGATTTAACATTCTATTGA
- the LOC123890033 gene encoding uncharacterized protein LOC123890033 — MEFRCLFAYGYVLNFDGCEKRLTYITDALLPSKRKSKRCGVALINKWLTFPDMGHIVASILGKAVVKLTKQGASETFFPLRGVPSSDPYSLVICVGAIPGHYVYVRLKDGCPIPPTCVQWKQHCSQETIVWESYFSIQQAKYSKLMPEQIVHDKKSARAGSSFCDPIDL; from the coding sequence ATGGAATTTCGATGTCTTTTTGCATACGGTTATGTACTTAATTTCGATGGGTGTGAGAAGCGTTTGACTTATATCACAGATGCACTCTTGCCATCAAAGAGAAAGTCCAAGAGATGCGGTGTTGCATTGATAAACAAATGGTTAACCTTCCCGGATATGGGACACATTGTAGCTTCTATTTTGGGCAAAGCAGTCGTTAAGTTGACGAAACAAGGAGCATCCGAGACATTTTTTCCATTGCGCGGTGTTCCATCATCCGACCCTTATTCGCTGGTTATTTGTGTTGGAGCTATTCCCGGTCATTATGTCTATGTCAGGTTGAAGGATGGTTGTCCGATACCTCCAACGTGTGTTCAATGGAAACAACATTGTTCACAAGAAACTATTGTTTGGGAGTCATATTTTTCTATTCAACAAGCCAAATATAGTAAACTAATGCCCGAGCAAATTGTCCACGACAAGAAGAGTGCCCGTGCTGGTTCCAGTTTTTGTGATCCAATTgacctttaa
- the LOC123921820 gene encoding uncharacterized protein LOC123921820 isoform X2, which produces MLLAPSFIWLHGRIRLLQTSTFLQASQIWWWQAEEDSNPGISCYCKLIMPQQHQRMTEPASNVASCSGTAMEKSSKGYFRNIHTSHQFLLYHFKKIFIFWIQSIMLPRISASNFDVKRCTDNTCNGFYCDYFSPNTAYKPKMWTEAWTGWFTEFGGPVPHRPAEDLAFSIARFMQKGDHLSITT; this is translated from the exons ATGCTTCTTGCTCCTTCGTTCATCTG GCTCCATGGAAGAATAAGGCTCCTTCAGACCTCCACCTTCCTCCAAGCCAGCCAAATCTGGTGGTGGCAAGCAGAAGAAG ACTCAAATCCAGGTATAAGTTGTTATTGCAAACTGATCATGCCACAACAACATCAAAG GATGACAGAACCTGCCTCTAATGTGGCATCTTGCAGTGGAACTGCGATGGAGAAGTCATCAAAAGGATATTTTAGGAACATTCATACAAGTCATCAGTTTTTACTTtatcattttaagaaaatatttatattctGGATTCAGTCTATTATGCTTCCTAGGATTTCAGCGTCTAATTTCGACGTAAAACGTTGTACAGATAACACTTGCAATGGCTTCTATTGTGATTATTTCTCTCCAAATACGGCTTACAAACCAAAGATGTGGACAGAAGCTTGGACTGGCTG GTTTACCGAGTTTGGAGGTCCGGTACCTCACCGACCTGCTGAAGACTTGGCATTTTCAATTGCAAGATTTATGCAAAAGGGGGATCATTTATCAATTACTACATG A
- the LOC123921820 gene encoding uncharacterized protein LOC123921820 isoform X1, with protein sequence MLLAPSFIWLHGRIRLLQTSTFLQASQIWWWQAEEDSNPGISCYCKLIMPQQHQRMTEPASNVASCSGTAMEKSSKGYFRNIHTSHQFLLYHFKKIFIFWIQSIMLPRISASNFDVKRCTDNTCNGFYCDYFSPNTAYKPKMWTEAWTGWFTEFGGPVPHRPAEDLAFSIARFMQKGDHLSITTWIA encoded by the exons ATGCTTCTTGCTCCTTCGTTCATCTG GCTCCATGGAAGAATAAGGCTCCTTCAGACCTCCACCTTCCTCCAAGCCAGCCAAATCTGGTGGTGGCAAGCAGAAGAAG ACTCAAATCCAGGTATAAGTTGTTATTGCAAACTGATCATGCCACAACAACATCAAAG GATGACAGAACCTGCCTCTAATGTGGCATCTTGCAGTGGAACTGCGATGGAGAAGTCATCAAAAGGATATTTTAGGAACATTCATACAAGTCATCAGTTTTTACTTtatcattttaagaaaatatttatattctGGATTCAGTCTATTATGCTTCCTAGGATTTCAGCGTCTAATTTCGACGTAAAACGTTGTACAGATAACACTTGCAATGGCTTCTATTGTGATTATTTCTCTCCAAATACGGCTTACAAACCAAAGATGTGGACAGAAGCTTGGACTGGCTG GTTTACCGAGTTTGGAGGTCCGGTACCTCACCGACCTGCTGAAGACTTGGCATTTTCAATTGCAAGATTTATGCAAAAGGGGGATCATTTATCAATTACTACATG GATTGCTTAG